CTCTGGTAGCGGCTCTCTCGGAAAGATCTTAGAAACCTCCTGTATTGAGGGGAACATGTGTAGCTGAATATCTGAGTTGAGGCTGACAGCATAGAGGATTTCATCCTCCCCCACTAGGCCAAGGGCTTTCATCAGAACAATCACGGGTATCTTATGTCCCTGGAAGTTAGCGTAGAATGTTCCATCCTTCCTCCGCTCTATGACGAGCTGGGATCTCTTGCCTTTCGAAACACTTATTATCTTGGCTAGGTGAGTGTAAGACGACCCCTCCGGCGCCACATCGGTGATAATGTTGTTGCTTGCCAGGTCTTCCTGAGCCACCAACACCTTCTCGCTACCGTTAATTATGAAATAGCCTCCAGGATCCTTCGGATCCTCGCCTATCGAGGTGAGTTCCTCAGGGGTCATCTTGCTTAACGGGTCGATACTGGATTTCAACATAACGGGTAGATCCATCAGCTTTAACTCCTGCTCCTTAGACCTTCCGCTTTCGTCAACATATTTTATCTTAACCATTACAGGGGCAGCGTATGTGAGGTTTCTCAGCCTACACTCCATTGGCGTCTTCCGCTCAGGTATTCCCTCCAGAGTAATCCACTTCGGCTCCTCAATACGGTAGTCAACAATCGTGATCTTCACGTCCTCGGTGATGGGGATCTCCTTAAACTCCTTCAGCATCTCAGGCAGGAGTTCACGGATAAACCTGTCGTAACTGTCGAGGTGCTGCCTTACAAGCCCCTTCTCCTCGAAATATTTTTTCATAACTAGCCAGAGATCGTCAACTGTTAATTGGGATGCCATGGTCTCAAGCCTCCGTTTTCTTGGTGACATCAACGACTACATACCTGTATGCTATTGAAGTCCCAGCGGTAGGGCTCTTCCTGTATATTCTTACTATGTCCCCCGGCTTAGCGCCTATCGCCTTGACGACAGGATCGTCGATAGAGATCCACGGGAGTTGCCAAGGGTGAAGGCCAAGATTTTTCAAAACCTCAGCGGCTTCTTTAGGATCGAGAACCTCATGCTTAGGTACTAGCTCGTGTTCCAGAATATCTATCTTTTTCTTCATAATAAGCACCTTAAACAGGTCGAGCTAATCATGCTCTCCTTGGTTTTACAAGTTTAGACGGATTTTTAAAAATATCGCTTTAACTCCCTATAAATATGTCTCTTTAATGGGAAAGAAGTGGACCGGCCGGGAGTTGAACCCGGGACCTCTCGGATGCCAACCGAGCGCTCTTCCAGGCTGAGCTACCGGCCCGTCAAAACTTAGATAAGTTTTTACCAGGTTTATAAGGTTTAACCACTCCCTTCCTCCTTCTTGAGCGTGACAGGGGTTTTAATCCAGACATCCAGCTGTGGGAACGGTATTGAAACCCCTGCCTGGTCTAGCGATTTCTTAATCTTCCACAACAGGTCTTTCGTGACAGGGTAGACGAGTGTTCTCGGCACCCATACCCTGACGGTGATGACCACTCCGCTGTCTCCGAGCTTTGACACGAAGATGTCTGGGGCAGGGTCGGCTAACACGTAGGGGTGATTATCCACAGCATCCTTTATCACACTGTAGGCTTTCTCAGCATCCTCGCTGTAAGCTATTGAAACCGTGAACTCAAGCATTCTCGCAACTGCTTTACTGTAGTTTTGAATAACGGTTGATAGGAGTTGGCTGTTAGGCATGGTTACCAGTACTCCGTCGAACGTCCTTATCTTGGTAAACATTAATGAGACCTCGACAACTTCCCCCATAGTATTCCCTATTGAAACAACTTCCCCTTGCTGAATGACTCTTTCAGCCATTACGTAGAGGCCGGCGAAGAAACTTGCCATTAAGGGCTGCAATGCCACACCGACTATTATGCCTGCGAACCCTCCGGCTATTATCAAGCCAGTTAGCTCTACCCCCAGGTATCCTAGGGCTGTGGATAAGGCTATAAGCAATACTACATAGTAGATTATTTTGGAGACAATGCTTGCGATGTTTCTAGCGTAGAAGCGTATGCCTATCTTGAAGACAATTCTACGAATGACTAAGGCTACGAAGTACCCTATGCTGAATATGATGAGGGCGATTATGATGCTGAGGAGCTGAGGATTGTTGAGAAAGCCTAGGACTGGTTCGAGAAGACTCATGATTAATACCCCCAAAGCATCTCAGTGCTCAAGGTCCTCAATAGCCCTTTAAACTCCTCGGGCTCCTCCAGTTCAATGCACTCTTTACACGGCTTCTCCTCGTAGAGGACTGATGCGTGCTCGCTGGAGTTTAAGACCATTTTAATGTCTTGGGTGTAACACTTCCATGTCCCTGGGATGTAAAATATTTTCAACGGCTTAGCATCCAAGAGTATTTTCGACACGTTGGCGAAATCCTGCGTCTTGTTCACTATTAACACTTTCGTCAAGCAATGCCCCTCCAACGGCTCCACCGTGTCTTCGGCCACTGGCTCAGCTTTCACGAGCCTGGCTATGTAGCCTGTAGCCTCAACAGAGGATATTACCGGTCCATACAGGGCGTATTTATAGTTTGAATGCAACGGCACCAGGTCGATTAGCTGGTAGAAATCCCCGCTGTACGCGTACAGTGCTAAGTCGACAGGTAGCTGTAGCTGGATTCTTAACAAGGATTTAGGGCTTAGCACAACAGGTTTTGAAAACGCTACTAGTATGTAGCCTGTTATAAATGAGGGATAGAATAGTGAGTAAATGGGTCTGGTTTCAACCACAG
This is a stretch of genomic DNA from Thermosphaera aggregans DSM 11486. It encodes these proteins:
- a CDS encoding DNA-directed RNA polymerase subunit H — protein: MKKKIDILEHELVPKHEVLDPKEAAEVLKNLGLHPWQLPWISIDDPVVKAIGAKPGDIVRIYRKSPTAGTSIAYRYVVVDVTKKTEA
- a CDS encoding mechanosensitive ion channel family protein translates to MSLLEPVLGFLNNPQLLSIIIALIIFSIGYFVALVIRRIVFKIGIRFYARNIASIVSKIIYYVVLLIALSTALGYLGVELTGLIIAGGFAGIIVGVALQPLMASFFAGLYVMAERVIQQGEVVSIGNTMGEVVEVSLMFTKIRTFDGVLVTMPNSQLLSTVIQNYSKAVARMLEFTVSIAYSEDAEKAYSVIKDAVDNHPYVLADPAPDIFVSKLGDSGVVITVRVWVPRTLVYPVTKDLLWKIKKSLDQAGVSIPFPQLDVWIKTPVTLKKEEGSG
- a CDS encoding DUF432 domain-containing protein translates to MFRRKSGMYGLVVKDSLEVGEAFIRVERFENHLKYRRSMKGDIKEAILDKNAVVETRPIYSLFYPSFITGYILVAFSKPVVLSPKSLLRIQLQLPVDLALYAYSGDFYQLIDLVPLHSNYKYALYGPVISSVEATGYIARLVKAEPVAEDTVEPLEGHCLTKVLIVNKTQDFANVSKILLDAKPLKIFYIPGTWKCYTQDIKMVLNSSEHASVLYEEKPCKECIELEEPEEFKGLLRTLSTEMLWGY